A genomic stretch from Candidatus Baltobacteraceae bacterium includes:
- a CDS encoding SDR family oxidoreductase, translating into MALSRTRRRERADYAVHVRGSPLRVLVTGGAGYIGLELCRQLVARGDDVRVVDRFFFGSKMPAGLEKVEFVPGDIRRFDPGWLEGVDVVSHLAGLSNDPTAEYNTEANWQMNAVATEELARACKRAGVGRLIFGSSASIYDGIGAGTYDETADVKPRGAYSLSKKYAEEKLLETADASFTPVILRQGTVYGFSPRMRFDLVVNTFVKDAAVFGKLFLHGGGWQWRPLVDVTDVARAHIACSLAKRDDVHAEIFNVMQENYQIRELAMLVKGSLEMKLASHRVELQETGLPKIVRDYRMTNTKMTSRLGFTPSVTVLESIDDMLQKIPLGDPTRLLHPRSYNIAWMTILEESHASQSGFDSIY; encoded by the coding sequence CTGGCGTTATCTCGAACGCGCCGACGCGAGCGTGCCGATTACGCCGTTCATGTCCGAGGCTCGCCGCTGAGAGTACTCGTCACCGGAGGCGCCGGCTATATCGGTCTCGAGCTTTGCCGTCAGCTTGTTGCGCGCGGCGACGACGTCCGCGTCGTCGATCGGTTTTTCTTCGGCAGCAAGATGCCGGCCGGACTCGAGAAGGTCGAGTTCGTTCCAGGCGATATTCGCCGCTTTGATCCCGGCTGGCTCGAGGGGGTGGACGTCGTCAGCCACCTCGCTGGTCTCTCGAACGATCCGACCGCGGAGTACAACACGGAAGCCAATTGGCAGATGAACGCGGTCGCTACCGAAGAGCTTGCGCGGGCCTGTAAGCGTGCCGGTGTCGGGCGGTTGATTTTCGGTTCGAGCGCGTCGATCTACGATGGAATCGGGGCCGGCACGTATGACGAGACCGCCGACGTCAAACCGCGCGGTGCATATTCGCTTTCGAAGAAATACGCTGAAGAGAAGCTGCTCGAGACGGCGGATGCGAGCTTCACGCCCGTGATCTTGCGGCAAGGCACCGTTTACGGCTTCAGCCCGCGCATGCGCTTCGATCTCGTCGTCAACACGTTCGTCAAAGACGCGGCGGTGTTTGGAAAACTGTTCTTACACGGGGGCGGTTGGCAGTGGCGTCCGCTGGTCGATGTCACCGACGTCGCGCGTGCGCACATCGCTTGCTCTCTCGCGAAGCGTGACGACGTCCACGCCGAAATATTCAACGTCATGCAAGAGAATTATCAGATCCGGGAGCTTGCGATGCTCGTCAAAGGCTCGCTGGAAATGAAGCTTGCGAGCCATCGCGTCGAGCTGCAAGAGACGGGGCTTCCGAAGATCGTTCGCGACTACCGCATGACGAACACCAAGATGACCTCGCGGCTCGGGTTCACGCCCTCAGTGACGGTGCTCGAATCGATCGACGACATGCTGCAGAAGATTCCGCTCGGCGATCCGACGCGGCTGCTGCATCCACGCAGCTACAATATCGCCTGGATGACGATCCTCGAAGAGTCGCACGCTTCGCAAAGCGGCTTCGACTCTATTTACTAG
- a CDS encoding Gfo/Idh/MocA family oxidoreductase, whose protein sequence is MIRVGIVGSGFGGVVHAPAFHAHDAFELVAIASPNNAEAVAKERKIRSAFGSLEAMLDGVELDAVSISTPPFAHREAVLLALSRGKHVLCEKPLARTVAEAEEMVAAANKSEKATGIGFEFRFDPSRQALKELIANNHLGPLREIEFTHLTTMLRRDADKKRGWWFEYSRGGGIIQAVGSHMIDSVTWLAGRPPRSYTGFSRTANVTRKDNQGAFTSNVADGMFVLLEYGDGLVGRIALDATNVVNSSTLAVYGEDRTAAASGDSLAWSKLFTVDAKETSEYELASSPYDQLKTAQPNVPLVLRMLDQFAAKIEGKPNTLPTFEDGLLVQRVMAAVGYEASK, encoded by the coding sequence ATGATTCGCGTTGGTATCGTAGGATCAGGTTTCGGGGGAGTCGTTCACGCACCGGCCTTTCACGCACACGATGCTTTCGAGCTGGTCGCGATTGCGTCGCCGAACAACGCCGAAGCGGTTGCCAAGGAGCGCAAGATTCGCAGCGCCTTCGGCTCGCTCGAGGCGATGCTCGACGGCGTAGAACTCGACGCAGTTTCGATCTCCACGCCGCCTTTTGCGCACCGCGAGGCGGTCTTACTCGCGCTCTCCCGCGGCAAGCACGTACTCTGCGAAAAGCCGCTGGCGCGAACGGTCGCCGAAGCCGAAGAGATGGTTGCAGCTGCAAACAAGTCCGAAAAGGCCACCGGAATCGGATTCGAGTTTCGGTTCGATCCGTCACGTCAGGCACTTAAAGAGCTCATCGCCAACAATCATCTGGGGCCGCTGCGCGAGATCGAGTTCACGCATCTCACCACGATGCTGCGCCGGGATGCCGACAAGAAACGCGGCTGGTGGTTCGAGTACTCCCGTGGCGGCGGGATCATTCAGGCTGTCGGCTCGCACATGATCGACAGCGTCACGTGGCTCGCCGGACGTCCGCCGCGTTCTTATACCGGCTTCTCTCGCACAGCCAACGTCACGCGCAAGGACAATCAAGGTGCGTTCACGAGCAACGTCGCGGACGGCATGTTCGTGCTACTCGAGTACGGCGACGGCCTCGTCGGCCGGATCGCGCTCGACGCCACCAACGTCGTCAATAGCTCGACACTCGCAGTTTACGGTGAAGATCGTACGGCCGCAGCCAGCGGCGACTCCTTGGCATGGTCGAAGCTCTTTACGGTCGACGCAAAAGAGACGTCGGAATACGAGCTAGCTTCATCGCCGTACGACCAGCTCAAAACCGCCCAGCCGAACGTGCCGCTCGTCCTCCGGATGCTTGACCAATTCGCCGCAAAGATCGAAGGCAAGCCAAACACCTTGCCGACATTCGAAGACGGCTTGCTCGTGCAGCGCGTTATGGCCGCAGTAGGGTACGAGGCTAGTAAATAG
- a CDS encoding NAD(P)-dependent oxidoreductase: protein MNLEGRECVVIGAADDREAIEKTRALEETGAKVRWIREAAGLRDEDVAGAFFVISTPLDGKLSARLRALADRHHFLLCCIDQPAYGFVAMQAVAKAGPARITVSTGGVSPAVSKRWRIAIQRVLDAKFARFLDTLRAKRNTNRTLADPEARKAAGREAAEGFDVQISVRYPDWFK, encoded by the coding sequence TTGAACCTCGAGGGACGCGAGTGCGTCGTCATCGGTGCGGCTGACGATCGCGAAGCAATCGAGAAGACGCGTGCGCTCGAGGAGACCGGCGCGAAGGTGCGCTGGATTCGCGAGGCCGCCGGATTGCGCGATGAAGATGTCGCCGGCGCATTCTTCGTGATCTCGACGCCGCTGGACGGGAAGCTCTCGGCGCGATTACGTGCGCTCGCCGATCGTCACCATTTTCTGTTGTGTTGTATCGATCAGCCCGCGTACGGCTTCGTCGCAATGCAGGCAGTTGCGAAAGCCGGCCCGGCGCGCATCACCGTTTCGACCGGCGGTGTCTCACCGGCCGTGAGCAAACGCTGGAGAATAGCGATTCAGCGCGTACTCGACGCGAAGTTTGCACGCTTTCTTGATACTCTCCGTGCAAAACGCAATACGAATCGAACGCTCGCTGATCCCGAGGCGCGAAAGGCGGCGGGCCGCGAAGCCGCCGAGGGATTCGACGTGCAGATCAGCGTACGCTATCCCGACTGGTTTAAGTGA
- a CDS encoding NAD+ synthase, giving the protein MILPVIAAPAIDPYAAVKSDPEVTARWLEAFLSDELVRRRGIHKAVLGLSGGVDSACVAYLCARALGPENVYAIRMPYKKSSPSSLADAKLVVDALGINERTIEITAAVDGYLQFEPGVDARRAGNVMARVRMVVLFDQSAKLGALPIGTGNKTERMMGYFTWHADDTPPVNPIGDLFKTQVWDLARYLGVPLPIVDKAPSADLEADQTDEGDLGITYRKADAILAAMLQGFDDEQIVRMGLAPEEVRIVRKRVDSTHWKRHLPTTAMLSSTAINEFYLRPVDY; this is encoded by the coding sequence GCTCGAAGCATTTTTATCCGACGAGCTCGTTCGCCGGCGCGGCATTCACAAAGCCGTCTTAGGTCTGTCGGGCGGCGTCGACTCCGCTTGCGTTGCGTATCTCTGCGCGCGCGCGCTCGGACCGGAAAACGTCTACGCGATCCGCATGCCGTACAAGAAGTCTAGTCCGTCCTCTCTAGCGGACGCGAAGCTCGTCGTCGATGCGCTCGGGATCAACGAGCGCACGATCGAGATCACGGCAGCCGTCGACGGCTACCTGCAGTTCGAACCCGGCGTCGACGCGCGCCGGGCCGGCAACGTGATGGCGCGCGTTCGCATGGTCGTGTTGTTCGATCAATCCGCGAAACTCGGCGCGCTGCCGATCGGAACCGGCAACAAAACCGAACGCATGATGGGCTATTTCACGTGGCACGCTGACGATACGCCGCCGGTCAACCCGATCGGTGACTTGTTCAAGACCCAAGTCTGGGATCTGGCGCGCTACCTCGGCGTTCCGCTGCCGATCGTCGACAAGGCGCCAAGCGCCGATCTCGAGGCCGATCAAACGGACGAAGGCGATCTGGGGATCACGTATCGCAAAGCGGATGCGATCCTGGCTGCGATGCTTCAAGGTTTCGACGACGAACAGATCGTGCGCATGGGACTTGCGCCCGAAGAAGTCCGTATCGTGCGCAAGCGCGTTGACTCGACGCATTGGAAACGGCACTTACCGACGACCGCGATGCTCAGCAGCACTGCGATCAACGAGTTTTATCTGCGGCCGGTCGACTATTAA
- a CDS encoding competence/damage-inducible protein A, with protein MASVEIVTIGTELLLGHLIDTNSAFVASALADIGVDVYAKHSVGDNPERLAAMLRGALDRADGVITTGGLGPTVDDLTKEAVATATGTHLELHEESLRAIEERFAMMRRTMSDNNRRQAMLPTPGVVLDNPHGTAPGFIALREDGKFVAGMPGVPREMRAMMMDKLVPWLLERFALRQTITTRTIHTIGIPESELDRRIEDLFRSSENPKIAVLAHGGRCDVKIMAKAETAEAAKAMIAPIEREIRERIGYGIYGVDAQTVESQIIDALRRRRQTIATAESCTGGAISDALVRVPGASDVFRGGVVAYNNDVKRSMLDVPADILREHGAVSVETAIAMARGARRRLGADVAIATTGVAGPGGGTEDKPVGLVWFALIADGEPRTYRATFPGDRGDIRTRATMAGLSAIWRYLERADASVPITPFMSEARR; from the coding sequence TTGGCATCGGTAGAGATCGTAACCATCGGGACGGAGCTGCTGCTCGGCCATTTGATCGATACGAACTCCGCGTTCGTGGCAAGCGCCCTGGCTGATATCGGCGTCGACGTGTATGCGAAGCACTCCGTCGGCGACAACCCCGAGCGTTTGGCGGCAATGTTGCGCGGAGCGCTCGATCGCGCCGATGGGGTCATTACGACCGGCGGACTCGGCCCAACCGTCGACGATTTGACGAAGGAAGCCGTCGCGACCGCAACCGGAACGCATCTTGAGCTGCATGAGGAATCGCTGCGCGCAATCGAGGAGCGCTTTGCGATGATGCGGCGCACGATGAGCGATAACAATCGGCGTCAGGCGATGCTACCGACGCCCGGGGTCGTGCTCGACAACCCGCATGGTACTGCGCCGGGGTTCATTGCATTGCGTGAGGATGGTAAGTTCGTCGCAGGCATGCCGGGAGTACCGCGTGAGATGCGCGCGATGATGATGGACAAGCTTGTCCCGTGGTTGCTCGAACGCTTCGCGTTGCGCCAAACGATTACAACGCGGACGATTCACACGATCGGGATCCCGGAGTCAGAGCTCGACCGTCGCATCGAAGATCTGTTTCGTTCGTCGGAAAATCCCAAAATCGCGGTGCTCGCACACGGCGGACGCTGCGACGTGAAGATCATGGCCAAAGCCGAAACCGCCGAAGCCGCGAAAGCGATGATCGCGCCGATCGAACGCGAGATCCGTGAACGAATCGGCTACGGTATCTACGGCGTCGACGCCCAGACGGTCGAAAGTCAGATCATTGACGCGTTGCGCCGGCGGCGCCAGACGATCGCGACCGCGGAGTCGTGCACCGGCGGCGCAATCTCGGACGCGCTCGTCCGCGTCCCCGGCGCATCCGATGTGTTCCGCGGCGGCGTGGTCGCGTACAACAACGACGTCAAGCGGTCGATGCTCGACGTCCCTGCCGATATTTTGCGTGAACACGGAGCCGTAAGCGTCGAGACGGCGATCGCGATGGCTCGCGGTGCGCGCCGCCGTTTGGGGGCTGACGTCGCGATTGCGACGACGGGTGTCGCAGGGCCCGGCGGCGGGACCGAAGATAAGCCGGTTGGTCTCGTGTGGTTTGCACTGATTGCCGATGGCGAGCCGCGCACGTATCGAGCCACGTTCCCCGGCGACCGCGGCGACATTCGAACGCGTGCGACGATGGCCGGTCTCTCCGCGATCTGGCGTTATCTCGAACGCGCCGACGCGAGCGTGCCGATTACGCCGTTCATGTCCGAGGCTCGCCGCTGA